The Triplophysa rosa linkage group LG15, Trosa_1v2, whole genome shotgun sequence genome has a segment encoding these proteins:
- the zar1 gene encoding zygote arrest protein 1 yields MATYGNETVDNYIYSTYNPYSYKYPKYKSWRQKAYFANYGEGEAYFDNYHRAQLKSILSQINPNLTPRLRKANTKDIGVQVSPKTDASIQCSLGPRTLLAQKRDALRRRRQEVQTPGSPISCGVRFPRTQAVYSPVASRRLVSFLKEESEDTESEPDTQEKVDCVESTARNEPKDGARSKSADKSSKTLSPEKDESKRADANEESRSETAKTEQDEPKSKARVRFQFLEQKYGFYHCKDCNMRWESAYVWCVQGTNKVYFKQFCRTCQKSFNPYRVEDITCKTCKKTRCTCTITSRHVDPKRPHRQDLCGRCKGKRLSCDSTFSFKYII; encoded by the exons ATGGCTACGTATGGTAACGAGACAGTCGACAACTATATTTATTCTACTTACAACCCGTATTCCTATAAGTATCCTAAATACAAGAGCTGGAGACAGAAAGCATACTTTGCCAATTACGGCGAGGGGGAGGCCTACTTCGACAATTACCACAGGGCGCAGCTGAAATCCATTCTGTCTCAGATCAACCCGAACCTCACCCCGCGTCTGAGAAAAGCCAACACTAAAGACATCGGGGTTCAGGTTAGCCCGAAGACCGACGCGTCCATCCAGTGCTCTTTAGGCCCGCGCACACTTCTAGCCCAGAAGCGCGATGCTCTGCGCAGGAGGCGGCAGGAGGTCCAGACTCCCGGGAGCCCCATCAGCTGCGGCGTCCGGTTTCCGCGCACTCAAGCCGTATATTCTCCGGTCGCATCCAGGAGGTTAGTGTCCTTCCTGAAGGAGGAAAGTGAGGACACCGAGTCTGAGCCGGATACCCAGGAGAAGGTGGACTGCGTCGAAAGTACTGCTAGAAACGAACCCAAAGACGGTGCGCGCAGCAAGAGCGCGGACAAATCCAGTAAAACGCTTAGTCCCGAGAAAGATGAGAGTAAACGGGCAGATGCGAATGAGGAAAGCCGAAGCGAGACGGCGAAAACCGAACAGGACGAACCAAAGTCAAAAGCTCGAGTGAGATTTCAG TTTTTGGAGCAGAAGTACGGCTTCTATCACTGCAAAGACTGCAACATGCGATGGGAAAGCGCTTACGTGTGGTGCGTCCAAGGCACAAACAAG GTGTATTTCAAGCAGTTTTGCAGAACCTGTCAAAAGTCATTCAATCCCTACCGCGTGGAGGACATCACTTGTAAG ACTTGTAAGAAGACCCGCTGCACGTGTACTATAACGTCACGTCACGTGGACCCGAAGAGGCCTCACCGGCAGGATCTGTGCGGGCGCTGCAAAGGCAAGCGGCTCTCCTGCGACAGCACCTTCAGCTTCAAATACATCATTTAG